The following nucleotide sequence is from cyanobacterium endosymbiont of Braarudosphaera bigelowii.
AGAAGCCTCTAGAAAAGAAGTTTTAGATGTGGGCAACCAGTATGGATCACCTTTAGTATAGCCTGCCATTATATCTAACAAAGCTGCAGCATCACTTACTGTACGTGCTATGGGACCATTACTAGAAATTCCACTTTGGTAATCTCCCATAGGAGCATTAGACACTCTTCCTCTGGAAGGTTTTATTCCAACCAATCCACAACAACCTGCTGGCCCTCGAATTGATCCACCCCCATCAGAACCTTGAGCAATCGGACACATCCCTGAAGCAACGGCTGCTGCTGAACCACCACTCGATCCTCCTGAAGTATAATCTAAATTCCAGGGATTTCGGGAAGGTAAAAATCCTGGAGGCTCTGTATATGGAAACGATCCTAACTGGGAAGTCGCTGTTTTCCCTAAAATTATAAATCCAGCATTTTTTAAACGCTTGGTCACTTCATCATCATAACTAGCAACATTATTTTTAAGAGCAGATATACCATAGGTTAAAGGCATATTGACTACAGAGTTAAGATCCTTTATACCAATAGGAACTCCAAAAAAAGGAGGAAGATAATTCAGATTAGATATGGTGTTTAATTTTTTCGTCTTTTTTTCGGCATCTCTAAGAGCAGCTTTTTTTGCAACGAAAAAAAAGCTTCCTAGTTTTGAATTATATTTTTCAATTCGTTCTAAAAATAATTGAGTTAGATCTAAAGGTGTAATTTGACGATCTAGAATTAGCTTAGCCAATTCTAAGGCAGGAGTAAAAGCTAAATCAATATCAATTGAGCTCATTTGTAATAGATACTAAATATCTTGTAATTATAGGATATCTGATTTAAAACTAGTATTGTATTGATGTACTAATCAATTATTTTATTATTAAGAATAATTGATATTACTTTTGATACTCTTCACATAGTCTTTCTGTAAATTTTATCTTATTGATAAAATAAATATTTTTCTAGTTTCATACTACTTCAGTAGTGTTTATTAAAATTTAGTAATGAGAAAGTTGATAGACATAATTTTATGTAACACTATAGTATTAACTAAGTTTTCATTGTCCTAATATATGACTTCATTCCCCTACAAAGTTTGTATTACTTTAGGAACTCGTCCAGAAGCGATAAAGCTTGCTCCTTTAATAAAAAAATTTCAGAGTTCCAAGATGCTTAATACCTATGTTATCTTAACAGGACAGCATCAAGAAATGGTAAGACAGGTTATGAAGTTATTTAATATTGAGGCTAATGAAGATTTAAAGATAATGCAGCCTGATCAAAGTCTTACTGATATTACTTGTCGTAGCTTAAAAGGACTAGAAGAGATTTTTATTAAAATTAAACCTCAATGTGTTATCGTCCAAGGAGATACTACCACTTCCTTCGCAGCAAGCCTAGCAGCTTTTTATCAGAAAATACCTATTGGTCATGTAGAAGCAGGCTTACGAACAGATAATATCTACAGTCCTTATCCAGAAGAGGTAAATCGTCGCTTAATTTCTCAGCTTGCTCAGTTGCATTTCGCGCCAACTTACCTAGCTTTAGAAAATTTGAAGCATTCTAATGTTACGGGAAAAATATACTTGACTGGAAATACTGTTGTCGATGCTTTATTAGAGGTTTCTAGACAATTTCCTGACTGTAATGTTAATGGTTTAGATTGGAATCAGTATGATGTTCTTTTAGCGACCGTACATCGAAGAGAAAATTGGGGTACTCCATTAGAAAATATTTTGAAAAGCTTTTGTCTTATTCTAGAAAAATTTCCTAATGTTGCTTTGCTAATACCCATGCATTGTAACCCGACTATTAGGAAACCTATTCAAGATACCTTAGGCAAACATCCTAGAGTTTTTCTAACTGAGCCTTTGGATTACACAGAGTTAATAGGTGCCATTCAAAAATGTTATTTAATATTAACAGATTCTGGTGGTTTACAAGAAGAAGCACCAAGTCTTGGTAAACCTTTATTAGTACTACGAGAAACTACAGAACGACCAGAAGCTGTTGAAGCAGGTACTGCTACTTTAGTAGGTACTGATCCTTATAAAATCTTTATGAAAGTTAATGAGCTACTTACAAATAAACCTTTGTATTCAAAAATGACTAATATAGTTAATCCTTTTGGAGATGGACAGTCAAGTAGTAAAATTCTAGGAATTGTTGAAAGCTTTTTAAAAAAACATAATTCATAGAAATAAAGTTTTATTTTCGTTTAAATTCAATTTTCTTTTTATTCTTTTAGTTATAACAATGTTAGTAATTCATAATACTTTAAATCGAACAAAAGAGCCTTTTACGACTATTGAAGAGGCAAAAGTAAAAATGTATTGTTGTGGCATCACTACCTATGATTATTGTCATCTGGGTCATGCTAGAACCTGTATTATTTGGGATACAGTAAGAAACTACTTACAATGGATTGGTTATGAAGTTAAATATGTCCAAAACTTTACAGATATAGATGATAAAATACTAAACCGTGCAACAAAAGAAAAAACAACAATGAAGAAAGTATCAGATACATTTATCAATGCTTACTTTGAAGATATGGAACGTCTTCATGTTGAGAAAGCTGATGCTTATCCTCGAGTGACTCATATAGTTGAGGATATTCAAAATTTGATTAAAGAACTAGAAAAAAATGGATATGCATACACTTCAGAAGGAGATGTTTATTTTAATATTCAAAGTTTTAAAGAATATGGTAAGTTATCGGGGCGCAAACTAGAAGATTTAAAGACAGGTGCTAGTGGTAGAGTTTCACTAGAGGATGTTCAAAGTGGCAAGAAGAGAGACTCTGCTGATTTTGCACTATGGAAAAAAGCTAAATCTACAGAAACATCTTGGGATTCTCCATGGGGGAAAGGTAGACCTGGATGGCATATAGAATGTTCTGCAATGATCAAGAAAGAACTAGGAGAAACTATTGATCTTCATGTAGGAGGTAGTGATTTGGTTTTCCCTCATCATGAAAATGAAATTGCTCAATCAGAAGCAGTTACAGGCAAAGAATTATCTCGTTATTGGTCACATAATGGAATGGTAAAGGTAGATGGAGAAAAAATGTCAAAGTCTCTAGGTAACTTCATCACAATACGAGAGTTGCTTGATAGATTTGAACCTATGGCAATAAGGTTATTTGTTTTACAAACACATTATCGTAAGCCGTTAGACTTCAGTAATAAGTCATTAGTCGCAGCAACCAGTAGCTGGCAAACTTTATCAGATGGTCTCTTGTTTGGACATCAATATGGCGAAAAATTAGGATTTAAAAATAATTCTTCCGTAGAACTCTTACCTGATTTGACCCAAAGATTTCAAAAAGCAGTAGATGATGATTTTAATTTTGCTGGCGGATTAGTAGTTTTATTTGAAATTGCTAAAAGTTTACGTAAAGAAAGTAATTTATTGATTCATACAGGAAACACCACATCATCGCCCAAGCTTTTGGAAGAACAGTGGTATACATTGAAGCATTTGGCAGGAATTTTAAGATTAGAGACTGATCAAAATATTGCAGATACAAGTTTATCCAGAAAGCTAACTGATGAAGAGATTAACGAATTAATCGAGAAACGTAAAATAGCTAAAAATGCTAAAAGATACGCAGAAAGTGATCTTATTAGAGATCACTTAAAAAAACACAATATTGTTTTATTAGACATGTCAGATGGGTCAACTACATGGCATTCTAACTAATAATAATATCATGTGCTATTCATTTAATAGAGCTTCCACGAATTCATAGCTAGAAAAAGGTTTTAAATCTTGAATGTCTTCGCCTACCCCAATAAAACGAATTGGTAAACCGAACTGCTGTGCTATGGCTATCGCAATTCCACCTTTTGAAGTTCCATCAAGTTTTGTCAAAATTACTCCGCTTAAATGAGCAGCTTCTAAGAAAAGTTCTGTTTGACGTAATCCATTTTGGCCTAAAGTTGCATCAATAACTAACAACGATTCAACATGGGCATTTTCTGCTTTCTTGTCAATAACACGTCTAATTTTAGCTAACTCCTCCATCAAATTTGTCTTATTTTGTAACCTTCCTGCAGTATCTATTAATAGTAAATCAACACCACGAGCCTGCGCCGCTATCAATCCATCATAAACAACAGCAGCTGGATCAGTATTTTTGCCTGGATTAGCAATAACAGGAGTATTAGTCTTCTCACCCCATAATCTTACTTGTTCAACAGCAGCAGCTCTAAAAGTATCAGCTGCTGCAATAATGCAACTATGTCCAAGTTGCTGAGCTAGATATGCAAGCTTTCCAATTGTTGTCGTTTTGCCAGCACCGTTGACTCCTGTTAATAGCCAAATATTTAAAACTTCTTTTTTAACTAAAATTTCTGAATTTTGTACTTTTTTTAAAGGAGAATTTAGAATATCACATAAAATATTTTTGAGATATTCAATTGCCTGTTCTGAAGGTAGAGATTCTTCTAATAATTTATCTTGCAAACTTGTAATTATATAATCTGTTGCATTAATTCCTATATCTGCTTGTAGTAATATAGCTTCTATTTCTGCAACGACATCATCGTTTAGGGGGCCTTGGCCTAAAACAAATTTTAATTTATTTAGTAATCCACGACGAGTTTTTCCTAAACCCTGATGAAGACGTGTTAGCCATTGAATTTCATCCTTTGTTACATCTTCTGGATCTCTACCCTGATTAGCTAAGATTTTGGCAGACCAAACAAACTCTTTATTCAAGTCTACAGAGGTTTCATTATTATAAGCTTTAGATTCAGTGGCATTTTCTTTAAGAGCATCCAAACGATTGGATTTTTGCATCCATGTAGGAATGTTTTTTTTTAGAGATTTATCTGAAGTAGAAGTATTAATGGATAAAGAATCAATAGTTTCTATAGTATTTACTTGTGAAGTATCTGATTGTTCTATTGCCTTTTCTTCTTGAATATGTTTGTAAGCTTTTTGTGCCCAAGATATGTAATATTCTTGAGATATCTTTTTATCTTCAGAATCGGGTTGATTATTAGGCCAATTAGACATAGTACAAAGATTGAATCGGTATTAGTATAGTAACTTATTAAGCATATTTAATGATAAATATTAAATAGAATAATCACTATATTAGTATTTATTTTATTTAATATTTTTTGTAAAGATAACCCATTTATATAGTTATTGCTTATAAACTTTGTCAATATGAGAGCAAAGAATAATATCCAAGCATAATTTATTTAGAAAAGTGGTTTAATTTCTAAAATCATACAGAGTAGTTATATTAAAAAATAAGTGGTATTATAGGAGACTGCAGTATTTATCAAACAATTTTTTATGAGTTTGACCCCTATTCAAAAGCAAACCCTGATGAGTGAATATCAAATTCATGATACAGATACAGGATCAGCTGATTTGCAAATTGCTATACTTACAGAACGAATTGTACAGTTAACCGGTCATTTAAAGAAAAATCCAAAAGATCATGCATCTCGTAGAGGACTATTAAAGATGATTGGTCGTCGTAGACGTCTACTGGCATATATCAAAGATAAATCCTTAAACCGTTATCAGGACTTAATTAAACGTCTTGGTATTCGACGTTAGTGTATATTCTGCTATTGTTAAAATTTAACTATAAAAAAAATAATAGTAAAAACAAAAGAATTACTTAAACCAAGCTACAAAGATGAAAAATTATCTTTGTAGCTTAAATTTGCAAAGTAGATTTTTAAGATCTGTTTAAGCAGATTTAATTTATAGTCATACCACTTGCCTACCTAGCGCTAAGCCAACTACTAGCATTCCCAGTACTAAAAATGGTTGAGCCATAGCTTGGTATTTCACATCATTTTTTAATGGATCTCGTAAAAAATACATATCTTGTAATGTTATCTGTGGAATAACTAATAATAATAAAATTGTTGCGTATAAGTTTTCATGAATGTAAATTAAGTAACTACCAATTCCTATCTGAAATATGTCAATCATCATGACACAGATCCATGATGCTATCGTTACTCCAAACATAACAGGCATGGAGCTTAACCCCAACTTAGAGTCTCCTTCAATGCTTTTGAAGTCGTTAATAATAGCAATCCCTAAGCCTGAAAAACTATAAAATAAAGTTAGAATAACAATTGTATAATTTAGTTCCCCAAACAAAGCATGACCTGCCCACCAAGGTAAGGCTATATAACTAGCTCCTAATGCATAATTACCTAACCAACCGTTCCTTTTTAACTTTAATGGTGGAGCTGAATATATATAAGATATAAATGCCCCCCCTAAAGTCAGACATAACATTGTTGGAAATTCATGACTGCTCCAAACATCTAGCCCATAACTTAATACTATCCCTAAGGTTAATAGAACTAAAATCTGTACTATTACCTGAGATACCGAGATCGCTCCTGAAGGAATAGGACGGTAAGGCTCATTAATAGCATCAATTTCACGGTCATAAAAATCATTGAGGGTTTGTGTGTATCCTGTCATTAAAGGACCTGATAACACCATACAAGCTAAAACTTTTGCAAAATCTTCTATTGTCCAGAAATAGTTTCCTGAAGATGCAGCTCCACATATTACTCCCCAGATTAGAGGTACCCAGGTAATAGGTTTTGTCAGTTGTAATCTCAGTTTCCAGATTGATTTTTTTTCGTAAATTCCTCCTTTCATTCCCAATAGTTGACGAGCTTGATTATTTGTTTTATTCTTATCAAGATTTGTAGAAACAGACATAAGCTAAATTTAATAAATGTAGTTTACAAGATTAAAATATCTATTATGCAAATTCATAATTAGAAATTTTTTAGTGATAGTTATTCATAATCCATACTGGTAGACGAACTTTTTTAAAAGAGTAGTGATGTTTATTGGCAAGAGCAAAATAAGTTTCATTAATATGTTATTTAGCTATTTTAAGATTAAAACAATACCTCATTTCTTTTCAGGATCATATTGTATTGTTTTTGAAATTGCAGATAATTCTAAGTAACTCGGATATTCACCATTTTCTTTAATATACTTAATTTCATCGTCAGAGATTGGTAAATTATTATATGAAGCAATTTTTTTAACAATATCTCCTCGATCAATTATTCCTACAACAGCACCAGCTGGAGAAAGAACGGTAATATAATACTCTTCACTTTCTTCCAACTTGTCAATAACTTTAATCAGCAGAGTTTTTTCTTCTACTGAAGATATAGTATCCAAAGGATGTGCTATGTCTCTTAACAAGCAATCTAAACTATTATTATACTCAATTTTTTTTAAATCCTTATTTGAAAGTAATCCTCGATAACGTCCCTCTGAAGCAGCAAAATATGCTGTTCCATGAGTCTTTTGACCATCGTACATATGAATAAATTCATATAAAGTGAGATTAGCATTAACAATACGGAAATTGTTAGTCATAACATCTGCAGCTGTAATTTCTAAAAAACTTTTTTGTAACTGAGAAACACGGCCATAATTATTTGCATTACGTAAAACAAACCATCCAACAATTACTATCCAGAAACCACCTAAAGATCCTGTCAATGAAATTATAAACAAGCCTAGGATAATACCTAGCCATCCTATTATCCTGCCGCTTATAGATGCATAACGGACTCCAATAAAATAATCATCTTTTAACTTCCATACTATGGCTTTAACAATTTGCCCTCCATCTAAGGGTAGTCCTGGAATTAAGTTAAAAACTCCTAGTACAAAATTCATTCTTGCTATATCTTCTAACATATAAGACAACAAAGGATGTAAGAGACTAGCTTCTTGATTTGGAAAAATAATATGGTTAATCGTAAATAAAATAATTGACAAAGCTAAACTAACTAAAGGTCCGGCGATAGCTATCAAAAACGCTTCAGTAGGTTTTTCTGATTCTTTTTCTATAATTGCAACTCCACCAAATAAAAATAATGTAATAGATTTAACATTAATTCCTTGAGTATAGGCGACTAGGCTATGACCTAACTCATGAGATAAAACTGAAATAAATAAAAATAAGGAGAGAAATAACCCTGATAACCATTCCAGCCACCATGAATTACCAGCCAGTCCCTGAATATTAATCTCTTGTACATTAGATAAAGTAATTAATCCTAGAATTAAAAACCAAGAAGAGTTGATATAGAAAGGAATGCCTAATAAGGAGCCGATTTTCCATTTTCTATCCATGATTTAGAAGGTGTAAGAATTGATTTTTTATTAATATCTAAGTCTAAGTAGATAGTTTCACTATACCGAATGTTGAAACAGAGTTCATCATTTAGTCTTTGAATAAAATATTTAAAATATTTGTTAACACTTATAAACTCTAACCTAGATTCTATTATTATAAAAGTTATATATAGAAAATATAGTAACTATTAATTAAAATATAACTAAATATCTATCAAGATAATTGATCTTAATTATTTTGAAGATTGCTGAAGAGTATAAGGATATTATTACCTTACTGTACTTTAATAATATCAGAGTAAAAGTTTCTAATTCAAAAGATAATGATGCAATAAGACCTTAAATAAGATAATAGATAAGGAAAGGCTCATTTATTATCTTATTCAAGTACTAAGAAATTAAATTTATTATTGACAGATATTAAAACATTAATTAATGTAGCATTGTAGCAATCTAAACTAATTATAGTTTGGTGGTCTGGAAATGCGCGTTTAGCTAATTTATCTGATAAGTAGCTTACTGCACACGTGGTTTGCGCAGTATTAATTATGTTTTAAGCAGGAGTATTTTGTTTATTTGAAGTAGCGCATTATTCTACTAATATTTTTATGGGAGAACAAAACTTGATTTTGATTCCTCATTTAGCTAGTTTAAGAATAGTTGTTAGTAAAGGTGATCAATTTAGTTATGCTTATCAATATTTTATTATTGGTGTTATGTATTTAATTCTCTCAGCTGTTTTAGATGCAGGAGTTCTTTTCATTCTAAATTAGTATTTACTCTTAGTCATCATTTACTTATATCAAGGTGAGAAGTTTTTTTGTTCGTTTTCTGGTTCTCCTTACATGGAGTTTATGATTCCATAATTGGAGATATAAGAAATGTTAACTCCCCTAGACTTAATCCAATAACCATTTTTAGTTATCAAATTCACTTTGTTGATACTAACTCTTTAGCAGATCTAGTTGGTGGACATATTTATATAGTGATCGCACTCATTCTTGATGGAGTATAGTATATATTTACTGCTTCTTTAAAATAGACTCAAAGTTTATTTGTATTTTTTCGGAGAAGCCTTTTTATCCTAAGCTTTCGGTAGTTTAGCTGTTTGTAAATCTACAGATGTGGCTTATTGCCTTCACGACATATTAGCTTATACTACAGATTTTTATTTTTTAGAGCTAAGATTTAGCATTGCTCATTATTTTGCAGACAACATGATACTTTCTAATGGTCTACATAGTGCTCGTATATGGCTGGCCAATGCACATTTCTTTTTACAAAATCATACTTTAAGAGCTATTGAACTTAAATTTAAGTGCATAGCAAAAGCTTCTACAGTATTAGGGATGAATTAAATAAACATAAAATTCAAAAAGTCATTAGACTATAAAATTGAGTTATGTACAATTAATTAAAATCTATCACAAATAGTTCAAACTTGATGGAAATGAGCAATAACACTGTCTATACGTTAGTTGTATAGATAGTGTTATCTTTCTAAAAATATTAAATATTATGGCGTTAGTAATAAATAATTCTAGCTAGAAGCCTACAAACATCATTTAAAAAGAAACAAAAACTTTCTTTTTATGAAAAAATTTAGTAATAT
It contains:
- a CDS encoding amidase encodes the protein MSSIDIDLAFTPALELAKLILDRQITPLDLTQLFLERIEKYNSKLGSFFFVAKKAALRDAEKKTKKLNTISNLNYLPPFFGVPIGIKDLNSVVNMPLTYGISALKNNVASYDDEVTKRLKNAGFIILGKTATSQLGSFPYTEPPGFLPSRNPWNLDYTSGGSSGGSAAAVASGMCPIAQGSDGGGSIRGPAGCCGLVGIKPSRGRVSNAPMGDYQSGISSNGPIARTVSDAAALLDIMAGYTKGDPYWLPTSKTSFLEASKQVSQPLTIAFSHYIPPFLETELIIKKTIQKTALLLESLGHHLEEKCPSVEALIDPFTVIWQSGVEAAGLPLSILSPLNIWLQQRTVTAGEYLQAVHKVQIFSRKLVSFFDTFDILVLPVYLHQPIKVGEWSDLSPEKTLDKIINWISPCPAFNASGLPVISLPMGYDDLGLPIGIQLVGKPADELALIRVAAQLEKINNYQMLIPNSVSN
- the wecB gene encoding non-hydrolyzing UDP-N-acetylglucosamine 2-epimerase, translating into MTSFPYKVCITLGTRPEAIKLAPLIKKFQSSKMLNTYVILTGQHQEMVRQVMKLFNIEANEDLKIMQPDQSLTDITCRSLKGLEEIFIKIKPQCVIVQGDTTTSFAASLAAFYQKIPIGHVEAGLRTDNIYSPYPEEVNRRLISQLAQLHFAPTYLALENLKHSNVTGKIYLTGNTVVDALLEVSRQFPDCNVNGLDWNQYDVLLATVHRRENWGTPLENILKSFCLILEKFPNVALLIPMHCNPTIRKPIQDTLGKHPRVFLTEPLDYTELIGAIQKCYLILTDSGGLQEEAPSLGKPLLVLRETTERPEAVEAGTATLVGTDPYKIFMKVNELLTNKPLYSKMTNIVNPFGDGQSSSKILGIVESFLKKHNS
- the cysS gene encoding cysteine--tRNA ligase → MLVIHNTLNRTKEPFTTIEEAKVKMYCCGITTYDYCHLGHARTCIIWDTVRNYLQWIGYEVKYVQNFTDIDDKILNRATKEKTTMKKVSDTFINAYFEDMERLHVEKADAYPRVTHIVEDIQNLIKELEKNGYAYTSEGDVYFNIQSFKEYGKLSGRKLEDLKTGASGRVSLEDVQSGKKRDSADFALWKKAKSTETSWDSPWGKGRPGWHIECSAMIKKELGETIDLHVGGSDLVFPHHENEIAQSEAVTGKELSRYWSHNGMVKVDGEKMSKSLGNFITIRELLDRFEPMAIRLFVLQTHYRKPLDFSNKSLVAATSSWQTLSDGLLFGHQYGEKLGFKNNSSVELLPDLTQRFQKAVDDDFNFAGGLVVLFEIAKSLRKESNLLIHTGNTTSSPKLLEEQWYTLKHLAGILRLETDQNIADTSLSRKLTDEEINELIEKRKIAKNAKRYAESDLIRDHLKKHNIVLLDMSDGSTTWHSN
- the ftsY gene encoding signal recognition particle-docking protein FtsY, with the translated sequence MSNWPNNQPDSEDKKISQEYYISWAQKAYKHIQEEKAIEQSDTSQVNTIETIDSLSINTSTSDKSLKKNIPTWMQKSNRLDALKENATESKAYNNETSVDLNKEFVWSAKILANQGRDPEDVTKDEIQWLTRLHQGLGKTRRGLLNKLKFVLGQGPLNDDVVAEIEAILLQADIGINATDYIITSLQDKLLEESLPSEQAIEYLKNILCDILNSPLKKVQNSEILVKKEVLNIWLLTGVNGAGKTTTIGKLAYLAQQLGHSCIIAAADTFRAAAVEQVRLWGEKTNTPVIANPGKNTDPAAVVYDGLIAAQARGVDLLLIDTAGRLQNKTNLMEELAKIRRVIDKKAENAHVESLLVIDATLGQNGLRQTELFLEAAHLSGVILTKLDGTSKGGIAIAIAQQFGLPIRFIGVGEDIQDLKPFSSYEFVEALLNE
- the rpsO gene encoding 30S ribosomal protein S15; translation: MSLTPIQKQTLMSEYQIHDTDTGSADLQIAILTERIVQLTGHLKKNPKDHASRRGLLKMIGRRRRLLAYIKDKSLNRYQDLIKRLGIRR
- the chlG gene encoding chlorophyll synthase ChlG, producing MSVSTNLDKNKTNNQARQLLGMKGGIYEKKSIWKLRLQLTKPITWVPLIWGVICGAASSGNYFWTIEDFAKVLACMVLSGPLMTGYTQTLNDFYDREIDAINEPYRPIPSGAISVSQVIVQILVLLTLGIVLSYGLDVWSSHEFPTMLCLTLGGAFISYIYSAPPLKLKRNGWLGNYALGASYIALPWWAGHALFGELNYTIVILTLFYSFSGLGIAIINDFKSIEGDSKLGLSSMPVMFGVTIASWICVMMIDIFQIGIGSYLIYIHENLYATILLLLVIPQITLQDMYFLRDPLKNDVKYQAMAQPFLVLGMLVVGLALGRQVV
- a CDS encoding site-2 protease family protein, with product MDRKWKIGSLLGIPFYINSSWFLILGLITLSNVQEINIQGLAGNSWWLEWLSGLFLSLFLFISVLSHELGHSLVAYTQGINVKSITLFLFGGVAIIEKESEKPTEAFLIAIAGPLVSLALSIILFTINHIIFPNQEASLLHPLLSYMLEDIARMNFVLGVFNLIPGLPLDGGQIVKAIVWKLKDDYFIGVRYASISGRIIGWLGIILGLFIISLTGSLGGFWIVIVGWFVLRNANNYGRVSQLQKSFLEITAADVMTNNFRIVNANLTLYEFIHMYDGQKTHGTAYFAASEGRYRGLLSNKDLKKIEYNNSLDCLLRDIAHPLDTISSVEEKTLLIKVIDKLEESEEYYITVLSPAGAVVGIIDRGDIVKKIASYNNLPISDDEIKYIKENGEYPSYLELSAISKTIQYDPEKK